The following are from one region of the Pirellulales bacterium genome:
- a CDS encoding phage/plasmid primase, P4 family, whose translation MSTRTAGAGELLAERLGLNVLGREGHDLKAPCIACDSSDAFRIERDAGVAHCYACQESYSPLQLAETVLGDRDEAWRLLEELGLSEPRGHHSNGRKAASPACGETLEQVAREKGVTAESLKAYGAINDGGDAMFPMFGPDGTRCSTFRITPGLPKSNKKSKGTCAKGKPVGLFLPADQPQAGQTWLIVEGVKDAAALFGLGYPTAGLPSSTMKAEFARLFEGVHVVIVPDRDRAGERGAKKTGAVLEGQAASVRIAVLPVEFKQSNGDDVRDVLRKPDGEQFVRRAIADAKPWEAGAADEPSSLDTLEGQTEVANARRFFGQHGDDVRWCDPWGKWLIWDGRRWLIDERRKIEDLGKASHQQLWVEFSKLDREKQQGTLLRFVRSSGSARGIRAMLELARSDVSIVPDELDRDPWAFNVANGTIDLRTKTLRPHRKADFFSAMCPVAYDPNADCPTWFAFLRRITDGDDELASFLRRAVGFSMTADVREHVLFFLYGTGGNGKSVFLNTVESCFGPDYGMKAPRGLLMAKKETHPTELADLAGKRFISCIEAEDGHRLAESLVKEMTGGDGIRARRMREDFWQFKPTHKIWLAANHKPRIRGTDNGIWRRIRLVPFTVSIPEDQQDKELPAKLEAELPGILNWALLGCLEWQQNGLAAPDVVNRATAEYREEMDLVGGFIEECCIIAQCHKARAVDLYGAYQRWAEQAGEHPASQRAFGTALAARGFERKSSNGTWYLGIGMATAAGNETEPFT comes from the coding sequence ATGTCGACTCGAACCGCCGGGGCGGGCGAACTCCTGGCAGAGCGGTTGGGACTCAATGTCCTCGGCCGCGAGGGGCACGATCTGAAAGCCCCCTGCATTGCATGCGACAGTTCTGACGCCTTCCGTATTGAACGCGATGCCGGCGTTGCCCACTGCTACGCCTGCCAGGAGTCCTATTCGCCGCTCCAACTCGCCGAAACGGTATTGGGCGACCGAGACGAAGCTTGGCGGCTCTTGGAGGAGCTCGGCCTTTCTGAGCCACGCGGCCACCACAGCAACGGGCGCAAGGCAGCCTCGCCAGCTTGCGGCGAAACGCTCGAGCAAGTAGCCCGCGAAAAGGGTGTGACGGCCGAGTCGCTTAAGGCGTACGGCGCGATCAACGATGGCGGGGATGCGATGTTCCCCATGTTCGGGCCGGACGGCACTCGCTGCTCGACGTTTCGCATCACGCCGGGGCTGCCCAAGAGCAACAAAAAGTCCAAGGGCACCTGCGCCAAGGGAAAGCCGGTAGGCTTGTTCCTTCCGGCCGATCAACCGCAGGCTGGTCAAACCTGGCTCATCGTCGAAGGGGTAAAGGACGCGGCGGCCCTTTTTGGGCTCGGCTATCCGACCGCGGGACTCCCATCGAGCACAATGAAGGCGGAGTTTGCGCGCCTGTTCGAAGGCGTGCATGTGGTCATCGTGCCAGACCGTGATCGAGCTGGTGAGCGCGGCGCAAAGAAAACTGGCGCCGTCCTGGAAGGGCAAGCCGCATCGGTTCGCATCGCAGTGCTGCCGGTCGAGTTCAAGCAATCCAACGGCGACGATGTACGCGACGTGCTCCGCAAGCCAGATGGCGAGCAGTTCGTGCGCCGGGCGATCGCCGACGCGAAGCCTTGGGAAGCCGGGGCGGCCGATGAACCGTCATCGCTCGACACGCTGGAGGGGCAAACCGAAGTCGCCAACGCCAGGCGGTTCTTTGGCCAGCATGGCGACGACGTGCGATGGTGTGATCCCTGGGGTAAGTGGCTGATCTGGGACGGGCGCCGCTGGCTGATCGACGAGCGGCGCAAAATCGAAGATCTTGGCAAGGCTTCCCATCAGCAGCTTTGGGTTGAATTCTCGAAGCTCGACAGAGAGAAACAACAGGGAACGCTACTTCGGTTCGTTCGTTCGAGCGGCTCGGCCCGCGGCATCCGGGCGATGCTCGAGTTGGCCCGATCTGACGTCTCGATCGTGCCAGACGAATTGGACCGTGATCCCTGGGCGTTCAATGTGGCCAACGGCACCATCGACCTGCGCACTAAGACACTTCGGCCCCACCGTAAGGCCGATTTTTTCTCGGCCATGTGCCCTGTGGCCTATGATCCGAACGCCGATTGTCCGACATGGTTCGCATTCCTTCGCCGAATCACTGACGGCGACGACGAGTTAGCCAGCTTCCTGCGACGGGCTGTTGGGTTCAGCATGACCGCCGACGTCCGCGAGCACGTGCTGTTTTTTCTGTACGGCACCGGTGGCAACGGCAAGAGCGTGTTTCTGAACACCGTGGAGTCATGCTTCGGGCCCGACTATGGAATGAAAGCCCCGCGCGGGCTGCTGATGGCAAAGAAAGAAACGCACCCGACCGAATTGGCCGACCTGGCTGGCAAACGGTTCATCAGTTGCATTGAGGCCGAGGACGGCCACCGGCTTGCCGAGTCGCTCGTGAAGGAAATGACCGGCGGCGACGGAATCCGCGCCCGGCGGATGCGAGAGGACTTCTGGCAATTTAAGCCAACGCACAAGATTTGGCTGGCCGCCAACCATAAGCCGCGGATTCGAGGAACCGACAACGGCATTTGGCGTCGCATCCGCCTCGTTCCATTCACCGTCAGCATCCCCGAGGATCAGCAAGACAAAGAACTGCCGGCGAAGCTTGAGGCCGAGTTGCCTGGCATTTTGAACTGGGCATTGCTGGGCTGCCTTGAATGGCAGCAAAACGGACTTGCCGCGCCCGACGTCGTTAACCGGGCGACCGCCGAGTATCGCGAAGAAATGGATTTGGTTGGCGGCTTCATTGAGGAATGCTGCATCATTGCTCAATGTCACAAGGCCCGAGCGGTCGATCTGTACGGCGCCTATCAGCGCTGGGCCGAGCAAGCCGGCGAGCACCCGGCAAGCCAACGCGCCTTTGGAACGGCATTGGCCGCGAGGGGCTTCGAACGGAAGTCGAGCAATGGAACCTGGTATCTTGGAATCGGCATGGCGACGGCGGCCGGCAATGAAACCGAGCCGTTCACCTGA
- a CDS encoding recombinase family protein, with translation MRIIGYIRVSTEEQSRDGVSLQAQRAKLIAYADLYELKLVRIIEDAGESAKSLKRPGLQELLALLRKGEADGLVIAKLDRLTRSVADWQVLIDGYFGERSRFGKQLFSVGDSIDTRTAAGRLVLNVLLSVAQWEREAIGERTRDALQHKIRNHERCGKVRFGFDLAYRIEIVHGKQKSVGILLPNAAEQEAISHMLAMRRAGRTLREIAAELTRLGIPTKEGRAPWTHTAVARIVGRPEVATAEVKRA, from the coding sequence ATGAGGATCATCGGATACATCCGCGTTTCGACCGAAGAGCAATCCCGCGATGGTGTCAGCCTCCAGGCCCAGCGAGCCAAGCTGATCGCTTACGCCGATCTGTACGAACTCAAGCTGGTGCGAATCATCGAAGATGCCGGCGAATCGGCCAAGTCGCTCAAGCGGCCGGGCCTGCAAGAACTGCTGGCGCTGCTGCGGAAGGGCGAAGCCGACGGCCTGGTGATCGCCAAGCTGGACCGGCTCACGCGTTCGGTCGCCGATTGGCAGGTGCTGATCGACGGCTACTTCGGCGAGCGGTCCCGCTTCGGCAAGCAACTGTTCAGCGTGGGTGACTCGATCGACACACGCACCGCGGCGGGACGGCTAGTGCTGAACGTCCTGCTGTCGGTCGCCCAGTGGGAGCGCGAGGCCATTGGCGAGCGAACCCGCGACGCCTTGCAGCACAAGATCCGCAACCACGAGCGTTGCGGCAAGGTACGTTTCGGGTTCGACTTGGCCTACCGGATTGAAATCGTACACGGCAAGCAAAAGTCCGTCGGCATCCTGCTGCCGAACGCGGCCGAACAGGAAGCCATCAGCCACATGCTGGCGATGCGCAGGGCCGGCCGGACGCTGCGGGAAATCGCGGCCGAGTTGACGCGGCTGGGCATTCCGACCAAAGAGGGCCGGGCGCCCTGGACCCATACGGCCGTCGCCCGCATCGTCGGCCGGCCCGAGGTGGCCACCGCGGAGGTGAAACGTGCGTAA
- a CDS encoding zincin-like metallopeptidase domain-containing protein gives MSSVYDIVTSRIVQQLEQGVIPWRRPWGGPDGAPRNACTRKAYRGVNVFLLGAASYDAPYWLTYRQAGLFGGHVRKGERGWPIVFWSINETADEETRLPKRRFVLRYYTVFNVEQCDGLPARVTNRDMPPALDFRPLEVCERVLAGLPADHATMKHVGNQACYVPSLDEIRMPKPDRFCSAEDYYSVLFHELTHSTGHKSRLNREGIEAAAPFGSPIYSREELVAEMGAAFLCGHCGIDVPTLQVNQAAYVAGWLHRLRGDARLVVEAAAQAQKAADWLLGQSTAEQATEAETEVAACG, from the coding sequence ATGAGTAGCGTTTACGATATCGTCACCAGTCGCATTGTCCAGCAGCTTGAGCAAGGCGTGATTCCCTGGCGCCGGCCGTGGGGTGGGCCAGACGGAGCCCCGCGCAACGCCTGCACGCGGAAAGCATACCGCGGCGTCAACGTGTTTCTGCTCGGTGCCGCCAGCTACGACGCGCCCTACTGGCTCACGTATCGCCAGGCCGGCTTGTTCGGTGGCCACGTTCGCAAAGGCGAGCGCGGCTGGCCGATCGTGTTCTGGTCGATCAACGAAACGGCCGACGAGGAAACCAGGTTACCCAAGCGGCGATTTGTCCTGCGGTATTACACGGTGTTCAACGTCGAGCAGTGTGATGGCCTGCCGGCGCGTGTGACCAATCGCGACATGCCGCCAGCACTCGATTTTCGGCCGCTGGAAGTTTGCGAGCGCGTGCTGGCCGGGCTCCCGGCTGACCATGCCACGATGAAACACGTCGGCAATCAAGCGTGCTACGTGCCCAGCCTGGACGAGATTCGCATGCCGAAGCCCGATCGGTTCTGCAGCGCGGAGGATTATTATTCGGTGCTGTTTCACGAGCTGACCCACAGCACTGGGCACAAAAGCCGGCTGAACCGCGAAGGCATCGAGGCGGCCGCTCCCTTCGGCTCGCCGATCTACTCCCGCGAAGAGCTGGTTGCCGAAATGGGGGCCGCGTTCTTGTGCGGCCATTGCGGAATCGACGTGCCGACCCTGCAAGTCAACCAGGCCGCTTACGTGGCCGGCTGGCTGCATCGGCTGCGCGGCGACGCCCGGCTTGTCGTCGAGGCCGCGGCCCAGGCGCAGAAGGCCGCCGACTGGTTGCTTGGCCAATCGACGGCCGAGCAAGCCACCGAAGCGGAAACGGAAGTGGCCGCTTGCGGCTGA
- a CDS encoding ERCC4 domain-containing protein translates to MPKTRFPVPAELPIEAVRAISDTREQCPVDLSPLRVEVGTLATGDYSVAGLEHVIAIERKSLPDLLGCIGQERERFDREIMRLLAYQVRALVVESTWPEIEAGQWRSKITPAAALGSLLGWGAMGLPIYMVGTHERAGRYIARLLVTAARRRWREARALLAGSLGSAEPKHGRLSPSAYDPATLASFCPTGEGD, encoded by the coding sequence ATGCCAAAAACAAGGTTCCCAGTTCCAGCCGAGTTGCCGATCGAGGCCGTCAGGGCGATCAGCGACACTCGCGAGCAGTGCCCGGTCGACCTGTCGCCGCTGCGCGTCGAGGTGGGCACGCTGGCCACCGGCGATTATTCGGTTGCCGGGCTCGAGCATGTCATTGCCATTGAGCGCAAGAGCCTGCCCGACTTGCTGGGTTGCATTGGCCAAGAGCGCGAGCGCTTCGACCGCGAAATCATGCGGCTGCTCGCATACCAGGTCAGGGCACTGGTTGTCGAGTCGACCTGGCCGGAAATCGAAGCTGGCCAATGGCGTAGCAAAATCACGCCAGCGGCCGCGCTGGGAAGCCTGCTCGGCTGGGGTGCAATGGGACTGCCGATCTACATGGTCGGGACGCACGAGCGGGCTGGCCGATACATCGCGCGGTTGCTGGTGACCGCGGCGAGACGCCGATGGCGCGAAGCACGGGCCCTGCTCGCCGGTAGCCTTGGGTCAGCCGAGCCGAAACACGGTCGCTTGAGCCCGAGTGCTTATGACCCGGCAACGCTCGCCAGCTTCTGTCCGACCGGGGAGGGTGACTGA